The genomic region TGACTCAGGTCCAATAATAACCCACAGTAGTCTTGACAGAGATGCACACCAAGATCCAGAAATGGTATCAAACTGTATCtgctaaaatgatcatttttaccATTAAAATCTTTGCCTTttcctgtccagggtgtacccctgcctttcacccaaaagagagctggcataggctctagcagatccctgtgaccttggttaaggaataagcaggtatagatggatggatggattgctCTTGATATCTGACATGACTATACTAATCACTGCACCCCCATGCTATTCTGAATGGCTTCTCTGAAGTAACTGAAATGACACTTCAATCAAATGTTCaatttattcaaaaaaaaaaaaaaaaaaaatcaattcccTAAGGAATTAAGGTTTATATCATTTTTACATACAAATCTTATGTAGAACTCCAgcaaacatttttgtaaaaatacagttacatttttattatgcaCTATACAATTACACAGTTCCTAACAATCCATGCAATGGTAGAGACAGCTGAAAGGCTGACAGGTTAAGGAAACTGTCattcaactaaaaaaaaaaaaaaaaaatcttgctttAATTCCCTGTGAGTCAGCAGCCACACAGCTGAGGTGTTCTGGAGCAACAGGTCAAATCCTCTACAGTTCCTCAAGTTCTGGTCCACGACTGATGCCAACCTCCATCCAATATGAAAAGATTACACAATACATCGCTATGGAAATTAGGACCATGTTAATATTACCTAGGCATGAACCAGCCTCCTGTGTCTTTTTAAACCATGCAGGCTTGAAAAGCCCTTGTTACACACTGTGCAAACATATGGCCTCTCTCCTGTATGGGTCCGCATGTGTAAGGTAAGAAAGCAGGACTGGACAAAACCCTTTTCACAGATGTTGCACTTAAATGGTCTTTCCCCAGTATGGTATCTCCTGTGTATCTTTAATTCTGCTGCAGACCTGAAGGACTTTTCACAATCATCACACTTGAAAGGCCTTTCACCAGTGTGAATTAAAGTATGCCTCACTAGTGCATCCTTCCCAAAAAAACCCTTCCCGCAGTGCTCACATGGGAAACGCAGTCCTTTATGATGGAAATTGTCATGTTTCAGAAGGCATCTTCTGGAAGTGAAGGTCTTTCCACACTGAGCGCAGGTGAAGGTTGGTGTGGGTTTTTCGGTTATGGGTTCACCAGCATGATGCACACGCTCCACATGCCTTGTCAGCGTTACACCGTGCCTGAATTTTTTGCCACACTCCCAGCACAAGAATGGATATGCCTTAGTGTGTTTCTTCTGGTGCTCCACAAGGTCAGAGTATGATctgaatcttttactacaatGAGGGCACTGAAATGGTTGGTAACCAGTGTGTTTCCACTCATGTCTGATGAAACGCTTTAAACTTGCAAAAGTTGTCTGACAATGGGTGCAAGTAAAAGGTTCAGTGGGATTATGGACATCAATGTAATGCTTATGAAGGGCCTTGAACACAGGGAAGTTTTCCTCACACTGGTTACACTGAAATGGTGTGTGGGATTCTTTGTGCATTGCCAGTGCCTCAGGATCACGTACCAGTTTCATACATACCTCACAGTAGAGTGGGTTGTGAGTCTGTTTGTGGGAATCCAAGGTTGATTTGTATTTGAATGCCTTGTCACATTCATCACATCTGAAACAATGCTTAATGTCCTCAGGTTTCTCAGGATCCACCTGTTGCTCATTGTAGCAAATGTTTCTTAAATGGAACCTAAAGGTTTGTTTGCACTTGAATTCAACACTGCAGTGGGGACAGTAGAATGGACCTTCTATGATAGTTTTGTTTCCTTCTGGGCTCTTCTGTCCCGACTCTTTGGAAGACCTCCTCTCTGCAGAGGGGGAATAATCAGGGTCCTGGGCAGTATTATCTGATGGTTGCTCCTCATTTGTTGCCTCACAAGGAACCCCACTTGATGACTGTTCACCCTCATCTGCTGCAGTCTCTTGGTCCTTTGCTTTCCTGCCAGTCTTTACTTTTGCTGGATTCATGCATTTGTGTTGCTGCAAGTAACGCAAGCTCTTATAAAACCTTTTACACACAGTACAAGAGTACGGAAGCTCCTCCGAGTGTTGACTCATATGTCGCTGTAAGAACTTAACGTGACTCACCACCTTGCCACATACTTTACACGTTCTGTCATCCAAGTCCTTACTTTTGGCTGAAACTTGGGATCTGGCAAACCTTTTAGAGTTACTGTTAGAAGTACAGCCTTGTGTCTTTCCTGATTTTCTCCACTGTGACAGATACCGTTTCATTTTGAGTCCACGGTTCTTTCGCACTGGTCTTTCccacaaaatatcaaatttaGGGTCATCTTGTTTGCTTCTTGTTCTGCCTTGCACTTCAAAGTCTTCATTTGGGGGACGTTTCTTTTTTCTCCCACGTCTGTTTGACTTCTTCTCCACACCATCCAGCACAGTCACCTGGCCATCCTCTCCAATTATTAGTGTTTCTGATCTGTCATCTCGGTGGTCATCTGCCATTTCACTCTCACTGGCCTCTGTGACTTCCATGGGATCTGTAACCACCACGCTGTCCATTTCTGGTTTCACCCCACTGCTCAGACCAAACCATTGGGACTGCGTACACTCCTCTGAGTTCCCAGCTGCCTCCACATACACATCTTTGTTCTCAGATTCCACCTCCATCTCAGTGCATACTGTATACACCAGTCCGCTCTCTGCATCGGCTTCTGTTTGGTCATTGACTATCACAACTCTTTCCAcgggagggagagacagggcTGACAAGATGCCAGTATCAACAACATAAGACTCTGAAAATAAAGGAGATTACACTAATTGATAAACTGACAAAAAATTCAGACAGGCATGTAACAGAATAATTTTACGTTTGATGAATGACAATGAATTGGTGGAGGTGTGCGACTGTTCAATAGCAACAGGCAAGTTACACACGTCACAGATCAACAGTATATCATACTGCTGATTTAACATCTATGATATTCTGTAAATAGGTCACTGCAATTCTGAGATGCTCACCAATATCCTCTAATTGACTAAGGTCTTTCTGAGTGTCCAGTAAGGTTTTGAGCTCCTGAGACTGAGCAAAAGTCCCCATGCATTCACTCAAGACGGATGAGGCGTTGTTGAGCAAAGACGCAAtctgacaaagacaaaatagAAAATGGAAAACCTCTAAAGCAAAACATcacatctgtttttcagtgtcaaTTTAGTTCTGAAGTGATATATTAGGTGTACCTGTTGGAGAGTCTGAGTGGGAAGGAGCTTTTCAAGTCGGGACAGAAAAAGCCACATTAATGTCTGGATTGCTTTGTCATATGTGGGGCCAAAATCATTTGGGAAAACATCCTGAAATGCGAAGAAatccataaaataaatttgGAATATCTGAGCTGTctgcacaaatcacacatttcacataatAATAGGAACATAAAAGAATGTCATAAAATAAACTATTCtcagtaaaacaaactaaagctTTCAGCTTTAACTTAAAAAATTCAAACCTGTTagtacaaaaacatacaatcaAAACTTACTTGGAAAAAAATCCTTCTCTCTTCTGGATCTCTCAGCAGATTTTGGACAAGACCCATGAAATGTGAGTCAGATGCTTCTTGTTCTGCATTATCAGTCTGCATTAAATGATGGTTAATGTCACTTCAGAGCATAATAATTCCAAAATCTGTTCAATACATAGCAGCTGACTGTAATACACCACTCTAAAAGCAAATACTTGGATTAATGCTAGTCaaacaacagaaatacaaaatcaGTGTAAGAACCCAACCACTAAAAACCCACCTCCACATTCCACAGAGATCTGAGGTTCTGCAGGCGGTCAAGATGTGGCTGAATAAACTCGAGGTCAGCAGTGTCTTCAGAGCGACACAACTCCAGGATCAGCTACAATCAAAAGACAGCAAAAACAATGAACAAGTGATTCTGAGGAAAAACAGTTTAGAGTTGATCACCTGTCTATTCTGTTACTGATCAATCTCAAAAGTGTCCACTCTGGAGTGTTAATGATTTGCCTAATTTCTCAGCAAGCCTGTCACATGACCCATTGAACTACACAAAAAATCAACTTAATCTTTGCAATTCTTCCTCACCCGTGCTCTTAGACCCAAAATGAGTTCAGCCCGCTGCCTTGTCGAGAGAAGTTGCGGAACAATTTCCGTG from Mastacembelus armatus chromosome 19, fMasArm1.2, whole genome shotgun sequence harbors:
- the LOC113135888 gene encoding zinc finger protein 135-like isoform X1 translates to MDGAISELPGECASLPLSALRLLVPPIRLVSAAIWQTVEQKIVSDYGLLEEFVFMVTEIVPQLLSTRQRAELILGLRARLILELCRSEDTADLEFIQPHLDRLQNLRSLWNVETDNAEQEASDSHFMGLVQNLLRDPEERRIFFQDVFPNDFGPTYDKAIQTLMWLFLSRLEKLLPTQTLQQIASLLNNASSVLSECMGTFAQSQELKTLLDTQKDLSQLEDIESYVVDTGILSALSLPPVERVVIVNDQTEADAESGLVYTVCTEMEVESENKDVYVEAAGNSEECTQSQWFGLSSGVKPEMDSVVVTDPMEVTEASESEMADDHRDDRSETLIIGEDGQVTVLDGVEKKSNRRGRKKKRPPNEDFEVQGRTRSKQDDPKFDILWERPVRKNRGLKMKRYLSQWRKSGKTQGCTSNSNSKRFARSQVSAKSKDLDDRTCKVCGKVVSHVKFLQRHMSQHSEELPYSCTVCKRFYKSLRYLQQHKCMNPAKVKTGRKAKDQETAADEGEQSSSGVPCEATNEEQPSDNTAQDPDYSPSAERRSSKESGQKSPEGNKTIIEGPFYCPHCSVEFKCKQTFRFHLRNICYNEQQVDPEKPEDIKHCFRCDECDKAFKYKSTLDSHKQTHNPLYCEVCMKLVRDPEALAMHKESHTPFQCNQCEENFPVFKALHKHYIDVHNPTEPFTCTHCQTTFASLKRFIRHEWKHTGYQPFQCPHCSKRFRSYSDLVEHQKKHTKAYPFLCWECGKKFRHGVTLTRHVERVHHAGEPITEKPTPTFTCAQCGKTFTSRRCLLKHDNFHHKGLRFPCEHCGKGFFGKDALVRHTLIHTGERPFKCDDCEKSFRSAAELKIHRRYHTGERPFKCNICEKGFVQSCFLTLHMRTHTGERPYVCTVCNKGFSSLHGLKRHRRLVHA
- the LOC113135888 gene encoding zinc finger protein 345-like isoform X3; the encoded protein is MWSDINHHLMQTDNAEQEASDSHFMGLVQNLLRDPEERRIFFQDVFPNDFGPTYDKAIQTLMWLFLSRLEKLLPTQTLQQIASLLNNASSVLSECMGTFAQSQELKTLLDTQKDLSQLEDIESYVVDTGILSALSLPPVERVVIVNDQTEADAESGLVYTVCTEMEVESENKDVYVEAAGNSEECTQSQWFGLSSGVKPEMDSVVVTDPMEVTEASESEMADDHRDDRSETLIIGEDGQVTVLDGVEKKSNRRGRKKKRPPNEDFEVQGRTRSKQDDPKFDILWERPVRKNRGLKMKRYLSQWRKSGKTQGCTSNSNSKRFARSQVSAKSKDLDDRTCKVCGKVVSHVKFLQRHMSQHSEELPYSCTVCKRFYKSLRYLQQHKCMNPAKVKTGRKAKDQETAADEGEQSSSGVPCEATNEEQPSDNTAQDPDYSPSAERRSSKESGQKSPEGNKTIIEGPFYCPHCSVEFKCKQTFRFHLRNICYNEQQVDPEKPEDIKHCFRCDECDKAFKYKSTLDSHKQTHNPLYCEVCMKLVRDPEALAMHKESHTPFQCNQCEENFPVFKALHKHYIDVHNPTEPFTCTHCQTTFASLKRFIRHEWKHTGYQPFQCPHCSKRFRSYSDLVEHQKKHTKAYPFLCWECGKKFRHGVTLTRHVERVHHAGEPITEKPTPTFTCAQCGKTFTSRRCLLKHDNFHHKGLRFPCEHCGKGFFGKDALVRHTLIHTGERPFKCDDCEKSFRSAAELKIHRRYHTGERPFKCNICEKGFVQSCFLTLHMRTHTGERPYVCTVCNKGFSSLHGLKRHRRLVHA
- the LOC113135888 gene encoding zinc finger protein 135-like isoform X2, which translates into the protein MDGAISELPGASLPLSALRLLVPPIRLVSAAIWQTVEQKIVSDYGLLEEFVFMVTEIVPQLLSTRQRAELILGLRARLILELCRSEDTADLEFIQPHLDRLQNLRSLWNVETDNAEQEASDSHFMGLVQNLLRDPEERRIFFQDVFPNDFGPTYDKAIQTLMWLFLSRLEKLLPTQTLQQIASLLNNASSVLSECMGTFAQSQELKTLLDTQKDLSQLEDIESYVVDTGILSALSLPPVERVVIVNDQTEADAESGLVYTVCTEMEVESENKDVYVEAAGNSEECTQSQWFGLSSGVKPEMDSVVVTDPMEVTEASESEMADDHRDDRSETLIIGEDGQVTVLDGVEKKSNRRGRKKKRPPNEDFEVQGRTRSKQDDPKFDILWERPVRKNRGLKMKRYLSQWRKSGKTQGCTSNSNSKRFARSQVSAKSKDLDDRTCKVCGKVVSHVKFLQRHMSQHSEELPYSCTVCKRFYKSLRYLQQHKCMNPAKVKTGRKAKDQETAADEGEQSSSGVPCEATNEEQPSDNTAQDPDYSPSAERRSSKESGQKSPEGNKTIIEGPFYCPHCSVEFKCKQTFRFHLRNICYNEQQVDPEKPEDIKHCFRCDECDKAFKYKSTLDSHKQTHNPLYCEVCMKLVRDPEALAMHKESHTPFQCNQCEENFPVFKALHKHYIDVHNPTEPFTCTHCQTTFASLKRFIRHEWKHTGYQPFQCPHCSKRFRSYSDLVEHQKKHTKAYPFLCWECGKKFRHGVTLTRHVERVHHAGEPITEKPTPTFTCAQCGKTFTSRRCLLKHDNFHHKGLRFPCEHCGKGFFGKDALVRHTLIHTGERPFKCDDCEKSFRSAAELKIHRRYHTGERPFKCNICEKGFVQSCFLTLHMRTHTGERPYVCTVCNKGFSSLHGLKRHRRLVHA